The proteins below are encoded in one region of Tsuneonella sp. CC-YZS046:
- a CDS encoding NADPH-dependent FMN reductase translates to MPHIVGIAGSLRRHSFNLGVLNAARDLMPAGATLSVHTLTDIPLYNADEEEAGGLPPAVAALKDAVAQADGVLLATPEYNNGIPGVFKNAIDWMSRPTDDIGRIFRNRPFAVIGASPGGFGTILAQDGWLPVLRMLGARPWFGGRLMISGAGQLFDGNGRLTDEATRERLREFLAGFTSFTAAGA, encoded by the coding sequence ATGCCCCATATCGTAGGCATCGCGGGCAGCCTCAGGCGTCATTCGTTCAATCTCGGCGTGCTCAACGCCGCGCGCGACCTGATGCCGGCCGGCGCCACGCTGTCCGTCCACACGCTGACGGACATCCCGCTCTATAACGCCGATGAGGAAGAAGCCGGCGGGCTGCCGCCCGCTGTGGCCGCGTTGAAGGATGCGGTGGCGCAAGCGGACGGCGTGCTGCTGGCAACCCCGGAATACAACAACGGCATACCCGGCGTGTTCAAGAACGCGATCGACTGGATGTCCCGGCCGACGGACGACATCGGGCGTATCTTCAGGAACCGGCCCTTCGCGGTGATCGGCGCCTCGCCCGGCGGCTTCGGGACGATCCTGGCGCAGGACGGATGGCTGCCCGTGTTGCGGATGCTGGGCGCGAGACCCTGGTTCGGCGGCCGCCTCATGATCTCCGGCGCGGGCCAGCTTTTCGACGGGAACGGTCGATTGACCGACGAGGCCACGCGAGAACGGCTGCGGGAGTTCCTGGCCGGCTTCACCAGCTTCACCGCCGCGGGAGCCTGA
- a CDS encoding pirin family protein — translation MIEMVIEQRRRSLGGGLDVGRVLPYAKRRMVGPFVFFDHMGPLDIAAGSHDHLDVRPHPHIGLSTVTYLFSGEVMHRDSVGSIQQIRPREVNWMTAGSGVTHSERFEKARTQGDHLHGIQAWVALPTADEETAPSFSHHSGGDLPQWSDTGVHGQLIAGSAYGLNAAVKTHSPLFYAHLDLDAGAVAEIPGDQPERALYVAAGAVELDGRRFDTGQMLVLGEGASSVKAAERSTIMVLGGEPLGERYIYWNFVSSSKERLAQAAEDWKAGRMKLPDADDKEFIPLPEGPAPSAPAMS, via the coding sequence ATGATCGAGATGGTGATCGAACAGCGGCGGCGCAGCCTGGGCGGGGGGCTGGACGTGGGCCGCGTCCTGCCATACGCCAAACGGCGCATGGTCGGCCCCTTCGTGTTCTTCGACCATATGGGTCCGCTCGACATTGCCGCGGGGTCGCACGACCACCTCGATGTGCGGCCGCATCCCCATATCGGGCTGTCGACCGTGACCTATCTGTTCTCGGGCGAAGTGATGCATCGCGACAGTGTCGGGTCGATCCAGCAGATCCGCCCGCGCGAAGTGAACTGGATGACCGCGGGCAGCGGCGTGACCCATAGCGAAAGGTTTGAGAAGGCGCGGACGCAGGGCGATCATTTGCACGGCATCCAGGCCTGGGTCGCCCTCCCCACGGCGGACGAGGAAACCGCCCCGTCCTTCTCCCATCATTCAGGCGGCGATCTTCCGCAATGGAGCGACACGGGCGTCCACGGCCAGCTTATCGCGGGAAGCGCCTATGGCCTCAACGCTGCGGTGAAAACGCATTCCCCGCTGTTCTACGCGCATCTGGATCTGGACGCGGGAGCAGTCGCGGAAATTCCCGGCGACCAGCCGGAGCGCGCGCTCTATGTCGCGGCGGGCGCGGTGGAACTGGATGGCCGGCGCTTCGACACCGGGCAGATGCTGGTGCTGGGCGAAGGCGCATCCTCGGTGAAGGCGGCGGAACGGTCCACCATCATGGTCCTGGGCGGCGAACCGCTGGGGGAACGCTACATCTACTGGAATTTCGTATCCTCCTCGAAGGAGCGGCTGGCGCAGGCCGCCGAAGACTGGAAGGCGGGGCGGATGAAGCTGCCCGATGCGGACGACAAGGAATTCATCCCCCTTCCCGAAGGCCCCGCTCCCTCGGCCCCGGCCATGTCATGA
- a CDS encoding TonB-dependent receptor gives MRRLRAITCALCASAACLGTPALAQGAQGGVDENDGRLGEIVVTAQRRSESLMEVPVAVSALGADDLARQGITSTFGLSGSVPSLQVTSAFGDAQPNFTMRGIGVGNEYGANQVSPVGIYTDDNYLSARTMHGLQLYDLERVEAVRGPQGTLYGRNTTGGAINFISVKPSLEAGARGYLEAGYGRFQEVRGQGAVEGTLIEDKLGFRASANYVEADGFVKNIYPGQPDANSKDSIAGRLIIRAKPDERLDVMLKFTGSKGKPTQAAAYHLNDNSGISGYFRSNDNLSFFETNQPDLGFNDIANAGAQLTINYELSDNFSIQSLSAYDWSRQNLSQEGSGTPVVGFLQTNYGDVYKQFNQELKLMYDSDHTNVQAGVYYGWDKINNEDRYRLVSTLYFYQHYIQVRKSYAAFAQINQKFGDHLGFTLGLRYTKDTNRHSDAYSFLTQFADPATSPPFSTYDFDPADPDAASITFTHGAILPDGTIVPEAAKKRKSSRLTGKVGLDYTFDGGAMIYGHYSRGYRAGSFSSQFYAGNPIDFVPPEKVDAYEVGLKTRFLDGRANLTAAAFLTKYKNQQLNEVIGTTGFIRSAPGSTIKGVELEVNARLFSGLDANLGFTYLDATYDKLTLSGVNLDGNTLPNAPEVTINAGFDWTVAPLGAGNIVFSPNVVYTSKQYFSPFNNEDGNQNLHAPDVFLVNGNLGWESDQFALRLWTTNLLNKKYFMYGLNLRSAFGYDYMLHAPPRSYGITARYSF, from the coding sequence ATGAGAAGATTGAGGGCAATCACCTGCGCGCTATGCGCGTCGGCCGCATGTCTGGGCACGCCGGCGCTGGCGCAGGGTGCGCAAGGCGGTGTGGACGAGAATGACGGCAGGCTCGGTGAAATCGTGGTCACCGCGCAGCGCCGCTCCGAATCCCTGATGGAAGTGCCTGTCGCGGTGTCGGCGCTCGGGGCCGACGATCTGGCCCGCCAGGGCATCACCTCCACCTTCGGCCTGAGCGGCTCGGTGCCTTCGCTCCAGGTCACCAGCGCCTTCGGCGATGCGCAGCCGAACTTCACCATGCGCGGCATCGGCGTGGGCAATGAATATGGCGCGAACCAAGTCTCTCCGGTCGGCATCTATACCGATGACAACTATCTCAGCGCCCGGACCATGCATGGCCTCCAGCTCTACGATCTGGAACGGGTGGAAGCCGTCCGCGGCCCGCAGGGAACGCTTTACGGGCGCAACACGACCGGCGGCGCGATCAACTTCATCTCGGTCAAGCCCAGTCTCGAGGCCGGCGCGCGCGGCTATCTCGAAGCCGGTTACGGCCGCTTCCAGGAAGTGCGGGGCCAGGGCGCGGTCGAGGGCACGCTGATCGAGGACAAGCTCGGCTTTCGCGCATCGGCCAATTATGTCGAGGCGGATGGCTTCGTGAAGAATATCTATCCCGGCCAGCCCGACGCGAATTCGAAGGATTCGATCGCCGGACGGCTCATCATCCGGGCGAAGCCGGACGAGCGGCTGGATGTCATGCTCAAGTTCACCGGCAGCAAGGGTAAGCCGACGCAGGCGGCCGCCTATCACCTCAACGACAATTCGGGCATTTCCGGCTATTTTCGCTCCAACGACAATCTGAGTTTCTTCGAGACGAACCAGCCGGATCTCGGCTTCAACGATATCGCCAATGCAGGGGCGCAATTGACGATCAATTACGAGTTGAGCGACAATTTCTCGATCCAGTCGCTGTCCGCCTACGACTGGTCGCGCCAGAACCTGTCGCAGGAAGGCTCCGGCACGCCTGTTGTCGGCTTCCTCCAGACCAATTACGGGGATGTCTACAAGCAGTTCAATCAGGAACTGAAGCTGATGTATGATTCCGACCACACGAATGTGCAGGCCGGTGTCTATTACGGCTGGGACAAGATCAACAACGAGGATCGCTACCGGCTCGTCAGTACGCTCTATTTCTACCAGCACTATATCCAGGTGCGGAAATCCTATGCGGCTTTCGCGCAGATCAACCAGAAATTCGGCGATCACCTCGGCTTCACCCTGGGGCTGCGCTACACCAAGGATACCAACCGGCACAGCGACGCCTATTCCTTCCTCACCCAATTCGCGGACCCGGCCACTTCGCCGCCGTTCTCGACCTATGATTTCGATCCGGCCGATCCGGATGCGGCGTCGATCACCTTCACCCACGGCGCGATCCTGCCGGACGGCACGATCGTTCCGGAAGCGGCCAAGAAGCGGAAGAGCAGCCGCCTGACCGGCAAGGTCGGGCTGGACTATACGTTCGATGGCGGAGCGATGATCTACGGCCATTACAGCCGTGGTTATCGCGCCGGCTCGTTCAGCAGCCAGTTCTACGCCGGAAACCCGATCGACTTCGTTCCGCCGGAAAAGGTCGATGCCTATGAAGTCGGGCTGAAGACGCGTTTTCTGGACGGGCGCGCCAATCTGACGGCGGCGGCGTTCCTCACGAAATACAAGAACCAGCAGCTCAACGAAGTGATCGGCACCACGGGGTTCATCCGCTCCGCGCCCGGCTCGACCATCAAGGGCGTGGAGCTGGAAGTCAACGCGCGCCTGTTCAGTGGCCTGGATGCGAACCTCGGCTTCACCTATCTGGATGCGACATACGACAAGCTGACGCTTTCGGGAGTCAATCTCGATGGCAACACCTTGCCCAATGCTCCCGAAGTGACGATCAATGCCGGGTTCGACTGGACCGTCGCGCCGCTGGGCGCCGGGAATATCGTGTTCTCGCCCAACGTGGTCTACACCAGCAAGCAGTATTTCTCGCCCTTCAACAACGAGGACGGGAACCAGAACCTGCACGCGCCGGATGTTTTCCTGGTCAACGGCAATCTCGGCTGGGAAAGCGATCAGTTCGCCTTGCGGCTGTGGACGACCAACCTGCTGAACAAGAAGTATTTCATGTATGGCCTGAACCTGCGCAGCGCCTTCGGATATGACTACATGCTGCACGCCCCGCCGCGCAGCTATGGGATTACCGCCCGCTATAGTTTCTGA
- a CDS encoding LLM class flavin-dependent oxidoreductase: MRFIEEPMRFGIFMGPYHRPDLNPLLALQQDMETIINLDRLGFDEAWIGEHHSGGVETISCPELTIAAAAERTRHIKLGTGAITIPYHNPLMVADRIVQLDYMTRGRMMFGVAPGQLVQDAQMIGLDPLNNRRMLHEALEVLIPLFKGERVTRKTDWFNLVDARLQLLPYSNFDMATVGVISPSGPLLAGKHGMGLLSVAATHPVGVEKLLEHWQIIETEAKKAGHVADRSKWRLMGPMHIAETFEQARDEVRYGMCKLENYREHINPGAGIDWSSTDRAVDQLNEQGFAVIGTPEMARAQIDRLIEKSGGFGCYMLMGVDWARHDATLRSHQLFAEEVIPYYRGTNRATLASFEDVMGTGFEGAEITARAQEAMARVYAETKS; the protein is encoded by the coding sequence ATGAGATTTATCGAGGAGCCGATGCGGTTTGGGATATTCATGGGCCCGTATCACCGGCCTGACCTGAACCCGCTGCTGGCGTTGCAGCAGGACATGGAGACGATCATCAACCTGGATCGTCTGGGTTTTGACGAGGCGTGGATCGGGGAGCACCATTCGGGCGGGGTGGAGACGATCTCGTGCCCGGAGCTGACGATCGCGGCGGCGGCGGAGCGGACCAGGCACATCAAGCTGGGGACGGGGGCGATCACCATCCCCTATCACAATCCGCTGATGGTGGCGGACCGGATCGTGCAGCTCGATTACATGACGCGCGGACGGATGATGTTCGGGGTTGCGCCGGGCCAGCTGGTGCAGGACGCGCAGATGATCGGCCTTGATCCGCTGAACAACCGGCGGATGCTGCATGAGGCGCTGGAAGTGCTGATCCCGCTGTTCAAGGGTGAGCGGGTAACGCGCAAGACGGACTGGTTCAACCTGGTCGATGCGCGGCTGCAGCTGCTGCCCTACAGCAATTTCGACATGGCGACGGTGGGTGTGATCTCGCCGTCGGGTCCGCTGCTGGCAGGCAAGCACGGGATGGGGCTGCTGTCGGTGGCTGCGACGCATCCGGTGGGTGTGGAGAAGCTGCTGGAGCATTGGCAGATCATCGAGACGGAAGCGAAGAAGGCCGGCCATGTGGCGGATCGCAGCAAGTGGCGCCTGATGGGTCCGATGCATATCGCCGAGACGTTCGAGCAGGCGCGCGATGAAGTGCGCTACGGGATGTGCAAGCTGGAGAACTACCGGGAGCACATCAACCCGGGGGCGGGGATCGACTGGTCGAGCACGGACCGGGCGGTGGACCAGCTCAACGAGCAGGGGTTTGCGGTGATCGGGACGCCGGAGATGGCGCGTGCGCAGATCGACCGGCTGATCGAGAAGTCTGGCGGGTTCGGCTGCTACATGCTGATGGGGGTGGACTGGGCGCGGCACGATGCGACGCTGCGCAGCCATCAGCTGTTCGCCGAAGAGGTGATCCCTTACTACCGGGGCACCAACCGGGCCACCCTGGCCAGCTTCGAGGATGTCATGGGCACCGGCTTCGAAGGCGCCGAAATCACCGCCAGGGCCCAGGAAGCCATGGCCAGAGTCTACGCCGAAACCAAGAGCTGA
- a CDS encoding response regulator transcription factor, protein MLVSADIAERSDQMVSACGLDTLSIFFTDRSAHSETVTYLHHCGVSPAAQYAYQHGRVFRHDPFTRIVDQSDRSGKLIWWEDRQLSSAARAAEHYKSFINYYSVDVVGAWVQQLLPDFILVIGAHCRNGSHHKSDVARRLFQHEISAISQMVVGQLLEETLSGAGGRGLLRSVLSGNRQWSPDNAMTALSPREREIARLVSAGNQNKQVAYMTGISEFTVENHLRKIYRKLGVRNRAAMTARIHSATTYQ, encoded by the coding sequence ATGCTGGTTTCAGCGGACATTGCCGAACGGTCGGATCAGATGGTTTCCGCCTGCGGCCTCGACACGCTGTCGATCTTCTTCACCGATCGTTCGGCCCATTCCGAAACCGTGACCTACCTCCATCACTGCGGCGTCTCCCCGGCCGCGCAATATGCCTATCAGCACGGCCGCGTGTTCCGGCACGATCCGTTCACCCGCATCGTCGACCAGTCCGACCGCAGCGGCAAGCTGATCTGGTGGGAAGACCGGCAGCTGAGTTCGGCGGCCCGGGCGGCGGAGCATTACAAGTCCTTCATAAACTACTATTCGGTCGATGTGGTCGGAGCATGGGTGCAGCAATTGCTGCCGGACTTCATCCTGGTCATCGGCGCGCATTGCAGGAACGGAAGCCATCACAAGAGCGATGTCGCCCGCCGCCTGTTCCAGCATGAGATTTCCGCGATCTCGCAAATGGTGGTCGGCCAGCTGCTCGAAGAAACGCTGAGCGGCGCGGGCGGCCGGGGCCTGCTGCGATCGGTGCTGTCGGGGAACAGGCAATGGTCGCCGGATAACGCGATGACCGCGCTGTCGCCGCGCGAACGCGAGATTGCGAGGCTGGTGAGCGCCGGAAACCAGAACAAGCAGGTCGCCTATATGACCGGCATCTCCGAATTCACGGTCGAGAACCATTTGCGGAAGATCTATCGCAAGCTGGGGGTCCGCAACCGGGCGGCGATGACCGCGAGGATTCACTCCGCGACCACCTATCAATAG
- a CDS encoding zinc-binding dehydrogenase yields MKAAILSAGAIRVDDLPEPTPQAGHIVVKPLVCGICGSDLHARDHAPHLCDLLHRAGFRGFMDPEQPVVMGHEFCCEVLETTGSLKAGDRVVSLPFLIGPQGIVLIGYSNHFPGAFAERMLLDAASCVHVPDDVPTEMAALTEPLAVAVHAVNEGRAGPDAAYAVIGCGPVGLFVIARLRALGLGPILAIEPNPARRAMAERMGADTVMAPDGMAGEWWDEMGLPLGLSDAMAVDPASRRRSRAVIFECVGKPGMLMQVARGAPVGATIVVVGNCMEDDAIEPAFLLQKSLNLQFVFAYTPDEFGAAFSMICENPDRLQPMISETTDLAGVNAAFDRLGGGDDAIKILVRPDL; encoded by the coding sequence ATGAAAGCCGCCATACTCAGCGCAGGCGCCATTCGCGTCGACGATCTGCCCGAGCCGACTCCCCAGGCGGGGCATATCGTCGTCAAGCCGCTGGTCTGCGGAATTTGCGGCAGCGATCTCCATGCGCGCGACCATGCCCCACATTTGTGCGACCTACTGCATCGCGCCGGATTTCGCGGATTCATGGACCCGGAGCAGCCGGTGGTGATGGGGCATGAATTCTGTTGCGAAGTCCTCGAAACCACGGGTTCGCTGAAGGCCGGCGACCGGGTGGTTTCGCTGCCCTTCCTGATCGGCCCGCAAGGGATCGTGCTGATCGGCTATTCCAATCATTTCCCGGGCGCTTTCGCGGAGCGGATGCTGCTCGATGCGGCCAGTTGCGTTCACGTGCCGGATGACGTTCCCACCGAAATGGCCGCGCTCACCGAACCGCTGGCGGTGGCCGTGCATGCCGTGAACGAAGGCAGGGCCGGGCCTGACGCGGCCTATGCCGTCATCGGCTGCGGGCCGGTCGGGCTGTTCGTGATCGCCCGGCTGCGCGCGCTCGGCCTCGGGCCGATCCTGGCGATCGAGCCAAACCCGGCCCGCCGGGCCATGGCGGAAAGAATGGGCGCCGATACGGTCATGGCGCCCGATGGCATGGCAGGCGAATGGTGGGATGAGATGGGCCTGCCGCTCGGCCTATCCGATGCCATGGCGGTCGATCCTGCCTCCCGCCGCCGTTCACGCGCAGTCATCTTCGAATGCGTGGGCAAGCCCGGCATGCTGATGCAGGTCGCGCGCGGCGCTCCGGTCGGCGCGACCATCGTCGTCGTCGGCAACTGCATGGAAGACGATGCGATCGAACCGGCGTTCCTGCTGCAGAAAAGCCTCAACCTGCAGTTCGTCTTCGCCTATACGCCCGACGAATTCGGCGCAGCCTTCTCGATGATCTGCGAAAATCCCGACCGCCTGCAGCCGATGATCAGCGAAACCACCGACCTGGCGGGCGTGAATGCCGCGTTCGACAGGCTTGGCGGCGGCGACGACGCGATCAAGATCCTGGTGCGGCCCGATCTCTGA
- a CDS encoding NAD-dependent epimerase/dehydratase family protein → MRVLVFGGNRYIGLNLVHELAERGHEVAVLNSHPAALPAGVTRLHGNRHEPGVLENVLGPLRDSFDAVFDNTAYNPDQLASTVELFRGRVKHFVFTSSIAAYRWADALPVTEDAALADKPDSIFYGGYGYDKVRCEALLEKERRENGLPYSVMRISHSLGPMSPLVTREPGTFRRLEEGRPLLLAGKTEAIVHFIHVRDAARALASVLGNERAAGQIYNIAGSDYCSISSYMRLMGEAVGVEARLIAMPGGLPAEMRSPVGHWLEARHGSMIFSIEKARRELDWEPLFDLRSGLADSYRWFSEEGRSRYEYDFTADDAILAEIARRGEEAHSGEADGVRIFEA, encoded by the coding sequence ATGAGAGTTCTGGTCTTTGGCGGCAACCGGTATATCGGCCTCAATCTTGTCCACGAGCTGGCGGAGCGGGGGCATGAGGTGGCCGTGCTCAACAGCCATCCCGCCGCGCTTCCCGCAGGGGTCACGCGCCTGCACGGCAATCGGCACGAGCCGGGCGTGCTGGAGAATGTGCTGGGGCCGCTGCGGGATTCCTTCGACGCGGTGTTCGACAACACGGCCTATAATCCGGACCAGCTGGCGTCCACGGTGGAGCTGTTTCGCGGCCGGGTGAAGCATTTCGTGTTCACCAGCTCGATTGCCGCCTACCGATGGGCGGATGCGCTGCCGGTGACCGAGGATGCCGCGCTGGCGGACAAGCCGGACTCGATCTTCTACGGCGGCTACGGATACGACAAGGTGAGGTGCGAAGCCTTGCTGGAGAAGGAGAGACGCGAGAACGGCTTGCCTTACAGCGTCATGCGCATCAGCCATAGCCTTGGCCCGATGAGCCCGCTCGTGACTCGCGAGCCGGGCACCTTCCGCCGGCTCGAGGAAGGCCGCCCGCTCCTGTTGGCCGGCAAGACCGAAGCGATCGTGCATTTCATCCATGTGCGTGACGCGGCCCGGGCGCTTGCTTCCGTGCTCGGCAATGAGCGCGCGGCCGGCCAGATTTATAATATCGCCGGATCGGACTATTGCAGCATTTCCAGCTACATGCGGCTGATGGGGGAAGCGGTGGGGGTGGAAGCCAGGCTGATCGCCATGCCGGGCGGCCTGCCCGCCGAGATGCGTTCGCCGGTGGGGCACTGGCTCGAGGCGCGCCATGGCAGCATGATCTTCTCGATCGAGAAGGCGCGGCGGGAACTGGACTGGGAGCCGCTGTTCGATCTGCGCAGCGGGCTGGCCGATTCCTATCGCTGGTTCAGCGAGGAAGGGCGAAGCCGCTACGAATATGATTTCACCGCCGACGATGCGATCCTGGCGGAGATCGCGCGGCGCGGGGAAGAAGCGCACTCCGGCGAAGCGGACGGCGTCAGGATATTCGAGGCCTGA
- a CDS encoding phosphotransferase family protein has translation MKEITEADLTAYLAGRKPEWREIKVEGLHRLPMGASRETFRFDLSYVDGAGAREALKVILRRDPPASNVDSDRRHEFEAYRAIYGHGIPVPKMILLEEDPEPLGGAISLAEDLRGFHNSEYQLQQPEWADRLPKVAQEMWSTMGRLAAVPAERLDLSFTRPATRENTARQELDYWVAYLDRHDVGPQPIIRAAIRKLYRWQPVAQKLALVHGDFRAGNFLYDDEGNLKAVLDWEMAHCGDPLEDLAWSMTRTFSFGKNDRRSGLAPREEAIRIWEEASGLAADPEALAWWELFICVKAQAIWDACAHVWESGSGREVIHAYAAWWLRNSQDRAALELMGKL, from the coding sequence ATGAAGGAAATCACGGAGGCCGATCTCACCGCCTATCTGGCCGGGCGAAAGCCGGAGTGGCGCGAGATCAAGGTGGAGGGCCTGCATCGCCTGCCGATGGGGGCGTCGCGCGAGACGTTCCGCTTCGATCTTTCCTATGTCGACGGGGCCGGCGCGCGCGAGGCGTTGAAGGTCATTCTGCGGCGCGATCCGCCGGCCTCGAACGTCGACAGCGACCGCCGGCATGAATTCGAGGCCTATCGGGCGATCTACGGGCACGGCATCCCCGTTCCGAAAATGATCCTGCTGGAAGAGGACCCGGAACCGCTGGGCGGCGCCATTTCCCTGGCGGAGGATCTACGCGGCTTCCACAACAGCGAATATCAGCTGCAGCAGCCCGAATGGGCCGACCGATTGCCCAAGGTGGCACAGGAGATGTGGTCGACCATGGGCAGGCTGGCGGCCGTTCCGGCCGAACGGCTGGACCTTTCGTTCACTCGCCCGGCGACCCGGGAAAATACCGCCCGGCAAGAGCTGGATTACTGGGTGGCCTATCTCGATCGGCACGATGTCGGCCCGCAGCCGATCATCCGCGCGGCGATCCGCAAGCTCTATCGCTGGCAGCCGGTCGCGCAGAAGCTGGCTCTGGTGCATGGCGATTTCCGCGCCGGCAATTTCCTCTATGACGACGAAGGCAATCTGAAAGCCGTGCTCGACTGGGAAATGGCGCATTGCGGCGATCCGCTGGAGGATCTCGCGTGGAGCATGACCCGCACCTTTTCCTTCGGCAAGAACGATAGGCGCTCGGGCCTCGCCCCGCGCGAGGAGGCGATCCGGATATGGGAGGAGGCCAGCGGCCTCGCCGCTGATCCGGAAGCGCTTGCCTGGTGGGAATTGTTCATCTGCGTGAAGGCGCAGGCGATCTGGGATGCGTGCGCTCATGTCTGGGAAAGCGGCAGCGGACGCGAAGTGATCCACGCCTATGCGGCGTGGTGGCTGCGCAATTCGCAGGACAGGGCGGCGCTCGAACTGATGGGGAAACTATGA
- a CDS encoding AraC family transcriptional regulator has translation MNSNGQTFHSVESFAQAAESLEVPWTISSQENEFSASIRRREYGGLLFGELSYGLCSGTRGNREISRSNDDYICLTVYNGGRMLLEQRGEVMEAGECDILLWDGKIPTRFDCLAPSRCEMIWLPRKIVERRSGFSDEFEGQVISGKEGIARLIGAHIRGLHRELESIPYRQLDSVIDASIDFILSCLPRDEGTKFSNRHQFEIFSAAKRAVNERIGMDRFGPSDIADELGISVRYLHSLFHKYGTTFSNYVNVERLERARRSLTLQNSHAKISDIAHDLGFCDSSHLNRLFRQRFGLTPSEYRRKLHS, from the coding sequence ATGAATTCGAACGGACAGACATTCCATTCCGTGGAAAGCTTCGCGCAGGCGGCGGAATCGCTGGAGGTGCCGTGGACCATCAGTTCGCAGGAGAATGAATTCAGCGCCTCGATCCGCCGCCGGGAATATGGCGGGCTGTTGTTCGGCGAGCTGTCCTATGGGCTGTGTTCCGGCACCCGCGGAAATCGGGAAATAAGCCGCTCGAACGACGATTACATCTGCCTCACGGTCTATAACGGCGGGCGGATGCTGCTCGAACAGCGTGGCGAAGTGATGGAAGCCGGGGAGTGCGATATTCTCCTGTGGGATGGAAAAATCCCCACCAGGTTCGATTGCCTCGCGCCATCGCGCTGCGAGATGATCTGGCTCCCGCGCAAGATCGTGGAGCGCAGGTCGGGCTTCTCCGATGAATTCGAGGGGCAGGTGATTTCCGGCAAGGAAGGGATCGCCAGGCTCATCGGGGCTCATATCCGGGGCCTTCACCGGGAACTGGAGAGCATTCCGTACCGGCAACTCGACAGCGTGATCGACGCCTCGATAGATTTCATCCTGTCCTGCCTGCCGCGGGACGAGGGAACGAAATTCTCGAACCGCCACCAGTTCGAGATATTTTCCGCCGCCAAGCGCGCGGTGAACGAGCGGATCGGAATGGATCGGTTCGGCCCTTCCGACATCGCGGATGAACTGGGCATCAGCGTTCGCTATCTTCACAGCCTGTTCCACAAATATGGAACGACATTCTCCAATTACGTGAATGTGGAGCGGCTGGAGAGGGCCAGGCGATCCCTCACCTTGCAGAATTCCCACGCGAAGATTTCGGATATCGCGCACGACCTCGGATTTTGCGATTCCTCGCATCTCAACCGCTTGTTCAGACAGCGCTTCGGGCTTACCCCGAGCGAGTATCGGCGCAAGCTCCATTCCTGA